From a region of the Enterobacter cancerogenus genome:
- the rbn gene encoding ribonuclease BN has protein sequence MELIFLGTSAGVPTRSRNVTAILLDLQHPTRGGLWLFDCGEGTQHQLLHTPYHPGKLDKIFITHLHGDHLFGLPGLLCSRSMAGIASPLTIYGPAGVREFVDTALRLSGSWTDYPLEIVEIAEGLIFDDGVYKVTATALNHPITCYGYRIEEHDKPGALNAAALLADGVKPGPLFQHLKQGETVTLDDGRIVNGQHYLSAPLPGKKLAIFGDTAPCPSALQLAQGVDVMVHEATLEAAMEEKANSRGHSSTRQAAQLARDAGVGKLIITHVSSRYDAHGCERLLAECRDAFAHCELAEDFTQFSV, from the coding sequence ATGGAACTGATTTTTCTGGGGACGTCCGCTGGCGTGCCAACCCGCTCGCGAAACGTGACGGCCATCCTGCTCGATTTGCAGCATCCTACCCGCGGCGGGCTGTGGCTGTTTGACTGTGGAGAAGGGACTCAGCATCAGCTGCTGCACACCCCTTATCACCCGGGAAAGCTGGATAAGATTTTTATCACCCACCTGCATGGCGACCATCTGTTTGGCCTGCCCGGCCTGCTGTGCAGCCGGTCGATGGCGGGGATCGCCAGCCCGTTAACGATTTACGGCCCCGCTGGGGTTCGTGAATTCGTTGATACCGCCCTGCGTCTGAGCGGCTCCTGGACGGATTATCCGCTTGAAATCGTTGAGATTGCCGAAGGGTTAATCTTCGATGATGGGGTATATAAAGTCACTGCCACAGCGCTTAACCATCCCATTACGTGCTACGGCTACCGTATCGAAGAACATGATAAGCCCGGCGCGCTCAACGCGGCTGCGCTGCTGGCAGACGGCGTGAAACCAGGGCCACTGTTCCAGCACCTTAAGCAAGGCGAAACCGTCACGCTGGACGATGGCCGCATCGTCAACGGGCAGCACTATCTCTCGGCTCCTCTGCCGGGCAAAAAACTGGCCATCTTTGGCGACACGGCCCCCTGCCCTTCCGCCCTGCAGCTGGCTCAGGGCGTGGACGTGATGGTGCATGAAGCTACCCTCGAAGCGGCAATGGAGGAGAAGGCCAACAGCCGCGGTCACAGCTCCACGCGTCAGGCCGCGCAGCTTGCCCGTGATGCGGGTGTCGGGAAGTTAATCATCACGCACGTCAGCTCCCGCTACGATGCCCACGGCTGCGAGCGGCTGCTGGCGGAGTGCCGGGATGCGTTCGCACACTGTGAACTGGCCGAAGATTTTACGCAGTTCAGCGTTTAG
- a CDS encoding GNAT family N-acetyltransferase, whose translation MIQWQDLHHSELTVTALYALLKLRCEVFVVEQTCPYQDIDGDDLVGENRHILGWKDNVLVAYARILKSEDDVEPVVIGRVIVSSHARGEKLGYQLMEKTLDACQKQWPDKALYLGAQAHLQPFYAHFGFTPVTEVYDEDGIPHIGMAREAKQA comes from the coding sequence ATGATCCAGTGGCAAGATTTACACCATAGCGAGCTGACCGTTACGGCACTTTATGCCCTGCTCAAATTGCGCTGCGAAGTATTTGTGGTAGAGCAAACCTGCCCGTATCAGGACATCGACGGCGATGATCTGGTGGGCGAAAACCGTCACATCCTCGGCTGGAAAGATAACGTCCTGGTGGCGTATGCGAGGATTCTGAAAAGCGAAGACGATGTCGAGCCGGTGGTCATTGGCCGGGTGATTGTCAGCAGCCACGCGCGGGGCGAAAAGCTGGGCTATCAGCTGATGGAAAAAACGCTCGACGCCTGTCAAAAACAGTGGCCGGACAAGGCGTTATACCTTGGCGCACAGGCGCACCTCCAGCCATTCTATGCGCACTTTGGTTTTACCCCCGTGACGGAGGTGTACGACGAAGACGGCATTCCCCATATCGGTATGGCGCGGGAAGCGAAGCAGGCGTAA
- the elaB gene encoding stress response protein ElaB: protein MSYQSLDTRIDDDLALLSETLEEVLRSSGDPADQKYIELKARAEQALHEVKNRVSHASDNYYYRAKKAVYRADDYVHEKPWQGIGVGAAAGLVLGLLLARR, encoded by the coding sequence ATGTCATATCAATCCCTGGATACCCGCATTGACGACGACCTGGCGTTACTGAGCGAAACGCTGGAAGAGGTGTTACGTTCATCTGGCGACCCTGCCGATCAAAAATACATCGAGCTGAAAGCGCGCGCTGAACAGGCGCTGCACGAGGTTAAAAACCGCGTCAGCCATGCCTCAGACAATTACTACTACCGTGCGAAAAAAGCGGTCTACCGTGCCGATGATTACGTGCATGAAAAACCGTGGCAAGGCATCGGCGTCGGGGCGGCGGCAGGCCTGGTGCTTGGGCTGCTTCTGGCACGTCGTTAA
- the menF gene encoding isochorismate synthase MenF has translation MSIALERLRSQLAQALPATPGLRHFDVSFPLNDAFDPLAWLGVQVCYPQFYWQQRNGDEELSALGAVIHFPSLASASQFLHNHPQQADTRICGLNAFNPEQGSLFLPRLLWRRHAGVATLRLQLWSDTSLQDDARTALAFLDALREARSISPLSVQVLHETHHPQKPEWLRLVQQATDAIAQGDFEKVVLARATDLQFNRAISAVALMAASRAVNLRCYHFCMVFDAHNAFIGSTPERLWRRRGALLRTEALAGTVAGHPDDRKAQRLGEWLLNDDKNQRENMLVVEDICQRLQHHTRTLEVLPAQVVRLRKVQHLRRCIWTELKQADDERCLHVLQPTAAVAGLPRQPAREFIDNNEPFDREWYAGSAGFLSPERSEFCVALRSARIHDDTLRLYAGAGIVSGSDPEQEWQEIENKAAGLRSLLLRD, from the coding sequence ATGTCCATCGCGCTGGAGCGCCTGCGCAGCCAGCTTGCGCAAGCGTTACCCGCTACACCCGGTTTACGTCATTTTGACGTCTCTTTCCCGTTAAACGATGCCTTTGATCCTCTCGCCTGGCTGGGCGTGCAGGTGTGCTATCCGCAATTTTACTGGCAGCAGCGAAACGGCGACGAGGAGCTTTCCGCGCTCGGTGCCGTCATCCACTTCCCCTCTCTGGCTTCTGCCTCACAGTTTTTGCACAACCATCCTCAGCAGGCCGATACCCGGATCTGCGGCCTTAACGCCTTCAATCCTGAGCAGGGATCGTTATTTTTACCGCGCCTGCTCTGGCGACGACATGCCGGGGTTGCTACCCTGCGCCTGCAGCTGTGGAGTGATACCTCGCTTCAGGACGATGCCCGTACCGCGCTGGCGTTTTTAGATGCCCTGCGTGAGGCCAGATCGATCTCTCCGCTGTCGGTTCAGGTTCTGCATGAAACCCACCACCCGCAAAAGCCCGAGTGGTTACGTCTGGTGCAACAGGCCACCGATGCCATTGCCCAGGGCGATTTCGAAAAAGTTGTGCTCGCGCGGGCTACCGATTTGCAGTTTAACCGGGCGATTTCCGCCGTCGCGTTGATGGCGGCGAGCCGGGCGGTGAATTTACGTTGCTACCATTTTTGCATGGTGTTTGATGCCCACAACGCCTTTATCGGCTCCACGCCGGAGCGGTTATGGCGGCGGCGCGGCGCGCTGCTGCGTACCGAAGCGCTGGCGGGAACGGTCGCAGGCCATCCTGACGACCGCAAGGCGCAACGCCTGGGTGAATGGTTATTGAACGATGACAAAAACCAGCGCGAAAATATGCTGGTGGTCGAAGATATCTGCCAGCGGTTACAGCATCATACCCGGACGCTCGAGGTCCTGCCCGCGCAGGTGGTTCGCTTGCGTAAAGTCCAGCATTTGCGTCGATGCATCTGGACCGAGCTGAAACAGGCGGACGACGAACGGTGTCTGCATGTGCTACAGCCGACGGCGGCAGTCGCCGGCCTGCCGCGTCAGCCGGCGCGTGAGTTTATCGATAATAACGAACCCTTCGACAGGGAGTGGTATGCCGGGTCGGCGGGCTTTTTATCGCCCGAACGCAGCGAGTTCTGCGTGGCGCTACGCTCGGCGCGGATCCACGATGACACCCTGCGCCTGTACGCCGGTGCGGGTATTGTCAGCGGGTCGGACCCGGAGCAGGAGTGGCAGGAGATCGAAAATAAAGCTGCCGGACTGCGATCTCTGCTCCTAAGGGATTAA